In the genome of Populus trichocarpa isolate Nisqually-1 chromosome 6, P.trichocarpa_v4.1, whole genome shotgun sequence, one region contains:
- the LOC18100582 gene encoding 60S ribosomal protein L39, whose product MPSHKTFRIKKKLAKKMRQNRPIPHWIRMRTDNTIRYNAKRRHWRRTKLGF is encoded by the exons atg CCGTCACACAAGACCTTCAGGATCAAGAAGAAGCTGGCGAAGAAGATGAGGCAGAACAGGCCTATCCCTCACTGGATCCGTATGAGAACTGATAACACCATCAG GTACAATGCGAAGCGCAGGCACTGGCGACGTACCAAACTAGGGTTTTGA
- the LOC7455665 gene encoding ATPase 8, plasma membrane-type isoform X2 has product MQTPERIPVEEVFQQLRCTKEGLSTAQGEERLKIFGPNKLEEKRESKFLKFLGFMWNPLSWVMEAAAIMAIALANGGGKPPDWQDFVGIVVLLIINSTISFIEENNAGNAAAALMAGLAPKTKVLRDGKWMEEDASILVPGDMISIKLGDIVPADARLMKGDPLKIDQSALTGESLPVTKHPGEGVFSGSTCKQGEIEAVVIATGVHTFFGKAAHLVDSTNNVGHFQKVLTAIGNFCICSIAIGMLVEIIVMYPIQNRRYREGIDNLLVLLIGGIPIAMPTVLSVTMAIGSHRLSQQGAITKRMTAIEEMAGMDVLCSDKTGTLTLNKLTVDKSLIEVFIKDMDKDTLLLLAARASRIENQDAIDASIVGMLGDPKEARAEITEVHFLPFNPVEKRTAITYYDNNGDWHRSSKGAPEQIIELCNVKGETKKKAHEIIDNFAERGLRSLGVARQRIPEKTKESEGAPWEFVGLLPLFDPPRHDSAETIRRALDLGVNVKMITGDQLAIGKETGRRLGMGTNMYPSSSLLGNSKDESISGIPVDELIEKADGFAGVFPEHKYEIVKKLQERKHICGMTGDGVNDAPALKKADIGIAVADATDAARSASDIVLTEPGLSVIISAVLTSRAIFQRMKNYTIYAVSITIRIVLGFLLVALIWKFDFSPFMVLIIAILNDGTIMTISKDRVKPSPVPDSWKLKEIFATGVVLGTYMAIMTVLFFWLAHDTDFFPEKFGVRTIRGKPDELTAALYLQVSIISQALIFVTRSRSWSFVECPGLLLVSAFIAAQLVATLIAVYASWSFARIEGIGWGWAGIIWLFSIITYIPLDIIKFIIRYALTGKAWDNMLQNKTAFTNKKDYGKGEREAQWATAQRTLHGLQPPETMFNDKTTYRELSELAEQAKKRAEVARLRELHTLKGHVDSVVKMKGLDIETIQQHYTV; this is encoded by the exons ATGCAAACCCCT GAGAGAATTCCTGTTGAGGAGGTATTTCAGCAGCTAAGATGTACAAAAGAAGGATTGAGCACCGCACAAGGTGAGGAGAGGCTTAAGATCTTTGGCCCGAACAAGCTTgaggagaaaagagagagcaaaTTCCTCAAGTTTTTGGGTTTCATGTGGAACCCGTTATCATGGGTCATGGAAGCAGCTGCCATAATGGCCATTGCTTTGGCTAATGGAGGAGGCAAGCCTCCGGACTGGCAGGATTTTGTTGGTATCGTTGTATTGCTTATCATCAACTCCACCATCAGCTTCATCGAGGAAAACAATGCAGGCAACGCAGCTGCCGCTTTGATGGCTGGTCTTGCCCCCAAAACAAAG GTTTTGAGGGATGGAAAATGGATGGAGGAAGATGCATCAATTCTGGTACCAGGAGATATGATCAGCATCAAGTTGGGAGATATCGTCCCAGCTGATGCTCGTCTCATGAAAGGAGATCCGCTCAAGATTGATCAGTCTGCTCTGACTGGTGAATCCCTTCCAGTTACAAAGCATCCCGGCGAAGGGGTTTTCTCTGGCTCAACCTGCAAGCAAGGTGAGATTGAGGCTGTTGTTATTGCTACTGGTGTTCACACCTTCTTCGGCAAGGCAGCTCACCTTGTTGACAGCACCAATAACGTTGGCCATTTCCAAAAG GTGTTGACAGCTATTGGTAACTTCTGTATCTGCTCAATCGCTATCGGTATGCTGGTTGAGATTATAGTGATGTACCCAATCCAGAACAGGAGGTACAGAGAGGGTATTGATAACCTCTTGGTGCTTCTCATTGGAGGTATCCCAATTGCTATGCCTACAGTCTTGTCAGTGACAATGGCTATTGGGTCTCACCGTCTATCACAGCAAGGTGCCATCACCAAGAGAATGACCGCTATTGAAGAAATGGCTGGAATGGATGTCTTATGTAGTGACAAGACCGGAACTCTAACCCTCAACAAGCTTACCGTGGACAAGAGCCTTATTGAG GTGTTTATAAAGGATATGGACAAGGATACCCTTCTATTACTTGCTGCTAGGGCTTCCAGAATTGAGAATCAGGATGCCATTGATGCTTCAATTGTTGGGATGTTGGGCGACCCCAAGGAG GCAAGAGCAGAAATCACCGAGGTGCATTTCTTACCCTTCAACCCTGTGGAAAAGCGCACTGCAATCACTTACTATGACAACAACGGTGACTGGCACAGAAGCAGCAAGGGAGCTCCTGAGCAG ATTATCGAACTCTGCAACGTAAAAGGGGAGACGAAGAAAAAGGCCCATGAAATCATTGACAACTTTGCCGAGCGTGGCCTTCGTTCCCTAGGAGTTGCTCGCCAG AGAATTCCAGAGAAGACCAAGGAAAGTGAAGGAGCACCGTGGGAGTTTGTGGGTCTCTTGCCTCTTTTCGACCCTCCAAGGCATGATAGTGCTGAGACTATCCGTCGAGCCCTTGACCTTGGTGTCAATGTTAAGATGATCACTGGTGACCAACTTGCTATTGGCAAAGAGACTGGCCGCAGGCTTGGGATGGGCACAAACATGTATCCTTCATCATCTCTCCTTGGTAATAGCAAGGATGAGAGCATTTCTGGCATTCCAGTTGATGAGCTCATCGAGAAAGCTGATGGATTTGCTGGAGTCTTCCCTG AACACAAGTATGAGATTGTGAAGAAGCTACAAGAGAGGAAGCATATCTGTGGTATGACAGGAGATGGTGTTAACGATGCCCCGGCATTGAAGAAGGCAGACATTGGAATTGCTGTGGCAGACGCAACTGATGCTGCCAGGAGTGCTTCGGATATTGTCTTGACAGAACCAGGATTGAGTGTTATTATTAGCGCTGTATTGACAAGCAGAGCCATCTTTCAGAGGATGAAGAACTACACAATCTATGCTGTTTCCATCACAATTCGTATCGTGCTGGGATTCTTGCTTGTTGCACTTATTTGGAAGTTCGACTTCTCGCCATTCATGGTTCTGATCATTGCTATTCTCAATGACGGAACCATCATGACCATCTCCAAAGATAGAGTCAAGCCATCTCCTGTGCCCGACTCATGGAAGCTCAAGGAAATTTTCGCCACAGGTGTTGTCCTTGGAACTTACATGGCAATCATGACTGTGCTGTTCTTCTGGCTTGCTCATGACACTGATTTTTTCCCC GAGAAGTTTGGTGTGAGGACAATCAGAGGTAAACCAGATGAGCTTACAGCAGCTCTTTACCTTCAAGTGAGCATCATCAGTCAAGCACTCATCTTTGTAACCAGGTCAAGGAGCTGGTCCTTTGTTGAATGCCCTGGTCTCTTGCTTGTCAGTGCTTTCATTGCAGCACAGTTG gtggcgactctcattgcTGTGTATGCAAGCTGGTCCTTTGCAAGAATCGAAGGCATTGGTTGGGGATGGGCAGGAATCATCTGGCTTTTTAGCATTATCACCTACATCCCTCTTGATATCATAAAGTTCATTATCCGCTATGCATTGACTGGGAAGGCCTGGGATAATATGCTACAAAACAAG ACTGCTTTCACAAACAAGAAGGACTATGGAAAGGGTGAGAGGGAGGCTCAATGGGCTACTGCTCAACGTACTCTTCACGGTCTTCAACCTCCAGAAACCATGTTCAATGACAAGACCACCTACAGAGAGTTGAGTGAGCTTGCAGAGCAGGCTAAGAAGCGTGCCGAAGTAGCAAG GCTCAGAGAGCTTCACACGTTGAAGGGACATGTTGACTCAGTGGTTAAGATGAAGGGACTTGACATTGAGACCATCCAACAACACTACACAGTCTaa
- the LOC7455665 gene encoding ATPase 8, plasma membrane-type isoform X1, with amino-acid sequence MGDVSLEQIKNENIDLERIPVEEVFQQLRCTKEGLSTAQGEERLKIFGPNKLEEKRESKFLKFLGFMWNPLSWVMEAAAIMAIALANGGGKPPDWQDFVGIVVLLIINSTISFIEENNAGNAAAALMAGLAPKTKVLRDGKWMEEDASILVPGDMISIKLGDIVPADARLMKGDPLKIDQSALTGESLPVTKHPGEGVFSGSTCKQGEIEAVVIATGVHTFFGKAAHLVDSTNNVGHFQKVLTAIGNFCICSIAIGMLVEIIVMYPIQNRRYREGIDNLLVLLIGGIPIAMPTVLSVTMAIGSHRLSQQGAITKRMTAIEEMAGMDVLCSDKTGTLTLNKLTVDKSLIEVFIKDMDKDTLLLLAARASRIENQDAIDASIVGMLGDPKEARAEITEVHFLPFNPVEKRTAITYYDNNGDWHRSSKGAPEQIIELCNVKGETKKKAHEIIDNFAERGLRSLGVARQRIPEKTKESEGAPWEFVGLLPLFDPPRHDSAETIRRALDLGVNVKMITGDQLAIGKETGRRLGMGTNMYPSSSLLGNSKDESISGIPVDELIEKADGFAGVFPEHKYEIVKKLQERKHICGMTGDGVNDAPALKKADIGIAVADATDAARSASDIVLTEPGLSVIISAVLTSRAIFQRMKNYTIYAVSITIRIVLGFLLVALIWKFDFSPFMVLIIAILNDGTIMTISKDRVKPSPVPDSWKLKEIFATGVVLGTYMAIMTVLFFWLAHDTDFFPEKFGVRTIRGKPDELTAALYLQVSIISQALIFVTRSRSWSFVECPGLLLVSAFIAAQLVATLIAVYASWSFARIEGIGWGWAGIIWLFSIITYIPLDIIKFIIRYALTGKAWDNMLQNKTAFTNKKDYGKGEREAQWATAQRTLHGLQPPETMFNDKTTYRELSELAEQAKKRAEVARLRELHTLKGHVDSVVKMKGLDIETIQQHYTV; translated from the exons ATGGGCGACGTTTCTTTGGAACAGATAAAGAATGAGAATATTGATCTT GAGAGAATTCCTGTTGAGGAGGTATTTCAGCAGCTAAGATGTACAAAAGAAGGATTGAGCACCGCACAAGGTGAGGAGAGGCTTAAGATCTTTGGCCCGAACAAGCTTgaggagaaaagagagagcaaaTTCCTCAAGTTTTTGGGTTTCATGTGGAACCCGTTATCATGGGTCATGGAAGCAGCTGCCATAATGGCCATTGCTTTGGCTAATGGAGGAGGCAAGCCTCCGGACTGGCAGGATTTTGTTGGTATCGTTGTATTGCTTATCATCAACTCCACCATCAGCTTCATCGAGGAAAACAATGCAGGCAACGCAGCTGCCGCTTTGATGGCTGGTCTTGCCCCCAAAACAAAG GTTTTGAGGGATGGAAAATGGATGGAGGAAGATGCATCAATTCTGGTACCAGGAGATATGATCAGCATCAAGTTGGGAGATATCGTCCCAGCTGATGCTCGTCTCATGAAAGGAGATCCGCTCAAGATTGATCAGTCTGCTCTGACTGGTGAATCCCTTCCAGTTACAAAGCATCCCGGCGAAGGGGTTTTCTCTGGCTCAACCTGCAAGCAAGGTGAGATTGAGGCTGTTGTTATTGCTACTGGTGTTCACACCTTCTTCGGCAAGGCAGCTCACCTTGTTGACAGCACCAATAACGTTGGCCATTTCCAAAAG GTGTTGACAGCTATTGGTAACTTCTGTATCTGCTCAATCGCTATCGGTATGCTGGTTGAGATTATAGTGATGTACCCAATCCAGAACAGGAGGTACAGAGAGGGTATTGATAACCTCTTGGTGCTTCTCATTGGAGGTATCCCAATTGCTATGCCTACAGTCTTGTCAGTGACAATGGCTATTGGGTCTCACCGTCTATCACAGCAAGGTGCCATCACCAAGAGAATGACCGCTATTGAAGAAATGGCTGGAATGGATGTCTTATGTAGTGACAAGACCGGAACTCTAACCCTCAACAAGCTTACCGTGGACAAGAGCCTTATTGAG GTGTTTATAAAGGATATGGACAAGGATACCCTTCTATTACTTGCTGCTAGGGCTTCCAGAATTGAGAATCAGGATGCCATTGATGCTTCAATTGTTGGGATGTTGGGCGACCCCAAGGAG GCAAGAGCAGAAATCACCGAGGTGCATTTCTTACCCTTCAACCCTGTGGAAAAGCGCACTGCAATCACTTACTATGACAACAACGGTGACTGGCACAGAAGCAGCAAGGGAGCTCCTGAGCAG ATTATCGAACTCTGCAACGTAAAAGGGGAGACGAAGAAAAAGGCCCATGAAATCATTGACAACTTTGCCGAGCGTGGCCTTCGTTCCCTAGGAGTTGCTCGCCAG AGAATTCCAGAGAAGACCAAGGAAAGTGAAGGAGCACCGTGGGAGTTTGTGGGTCTCTTGCCTCTTTTCGACCCTCCAAGGCATGATAGTGCTGAGACTATCCGTCGAGCCCTTGACCTTGGTGTCAATGTTAAGATGATCACTGGTGACCAACTTGCTATTGGCAAAGAGACTGGCCGCAGGCTTGGGATGGGCACAAACATGTATCCTTCATCATCTCTCCTTGGTAATAGCAAGGATGAGAGCATTTCTGGCATTCCAGTTGATGAGCTCATCGAGAAAGCTGATGGATTTGCTGGAGTCTTCCCTG AACACAAGTATGAGATTGTGAAGAAGCTACAAGAGAGGAAGCATATCTGTGGTATGACAGGAGATGGTGTTAACGATGCCCCGGCATTGAAGAAGGCAGACATTGGAATTGCTGTGGCAGACGCAACTGATGCTGCCAGGAGTGCTTCGGATATTGTCTTGACAGAACCAGGATTGAGTGTTATTATTAGCGCTGTATTGACAAGCAGAGCCATCTTTCAGAGGATGAAGAACTACACAATCTATGCTGTTTCCATCACAATTCGTATCGTGCTGGGATTCTTGCTTGTTGCACTTATTTGGAAGTTCGACTTCTCGCCATTCATGGTTCTGATCATTGCTATTCTCAATGACGGAACCATCATGACCATCTCCAAAGATAGAGTCAAGCCATCTCCTGTGCCCGACTCATGGAAGCTCAAGGAAATTTTCGCCACAGGTGTTGTCCTTGGAACTTACATGGCAATCATGACTGTGCTGTTCTTCTGGCTTGCTCATGACACTGATTTTTTCCCC GAGAAGTTTGGTGTGAGGACAATCAGAGGTAAACCAGATGAGCTTACAGCAGCTCTTTACCTTCAAGTGAGCATCATCAGTCAAGCACTCATCTTTGTAACCAGGTCAAGGAGCTGGTCCTTTGTTGAATGCCCTGGTCTCTTGCTTGTCAGTGCTTTCATTGCAGCACAGTTG gtggcgactctcattgcTGTGTATGCAAGCTGGTCCTTTGCAAGAATCGAAGGCATTGGTTGGGGATGGGCAGGAATCATCTGGCTTTTTAGCATTATCACCTACATCCCTCTTGATATCATAAAGTTCATTATCCGCTATGCATTGACTGGGAAGGCCTGGGATAATATGCTACAAAACAAG ACTGCTTTCACAAACAAGAAGGACTATGGAAAGGGTGAGAGGGAGGCTCAATGGGCTACTGCTCAACGTACTCTTCACGGTCTTCAACCTCCAGAAACCATGTTCAATGACAAGACCACCTACAGAGAGTTGAGTGAGCTTGCAGAGCAGGCTAAGAAGCGTGCCGAAGTAGCAAG GCTCAGAGAGCTTCACACGTTGAAGGGACATGTTGACTCAGTGGTTAAGATGAAGGGACTTGACATTGAGACCATCCAACAACACTACACAGTCTaa
- the LOC7455664 gene encoding DNA replication licensing factor MCM5, protein MSGWDEGAVYYSDQAQFPESGTDAAAATPSRHTILRKFKEFIRNLETDKNVFPYRESLINNPKSLLVHLEDLLAFDAELPSLLRSSPSDYLPLFETAAAEVLQSLRLKEQGESGEMKEPETREVQILLSSKEDPVSMRMLGALYISKLIKIAGITIAASRVKAKATYVSLVCKNCQSTREVPCRPGLGGAIVPRSCDHVPQAGEEPCPIDPWIVVPDKSKYVDQQTLKLQENPEDVPTGELPRNMLLSVDRHLVQRIVPGTRLTIIGIYSIFQAANSSASHRGAVAVRQPYIRVVGIEEVNEASSRGHAAFTKEEVEEFKKFASRTDAYEVICSKIAPSIFGEENVKKAVACLLFGGSRKNLPDGVKLRGDINVLLLGDPSTAKSQFLKFVEKTAPVAVYTSGKGSSAAGLTASVIRDSSSREFYLEGGAMVLADGGVVCIDEFDKMRPEDRVAIHEAMEQQTISIAKAGITTVLNSRTSVLAAANPPSGRYDDLKTAQENIDLQTTILSRFDLIFIVKDKRDYGRDKIIASHIIKVHASANKTSGDSRTAKEENWLKRYIQYCRTECHPRLSESASSRLQNEYVRFRQDMRKQANETGEASAVPITVRQLEAIIRLSEALAKMKLSHVATEADVIEAVNLFKVSTVEAAQSGINQQVTLTPEIKQAETQIKRRLGIGMRISERKLIDELARMGMNESIVRRALIVMHQRDEIEYKHERRVIVRKV, encoded by the exons atgTCAGGGTGGGACGAAGGAGCGGTGTACTACAGCGACCAGGCGCAGTTCCCTGAATCAGGAACCGATGCGGCGGCTGCAACTCCAAGCCGCCACACCATCCTCCGTAAATTCAAGGAATTCATACGAAACTTGGAGACTGATAAAAATGTTTTCCCATACCGTGAAAGTCTCATTAACAATCCTAAATCTCTCCTTGTCCACCTTGAAGATCTCCTCGCTTTCGATGCTGAGCTTCCTTCCCTCCTCCGCTCCTCTCCCTCCGATTACTTGCCCTTG TTTGAGACGGCGGCAGCGGAGGTGTTGCAGAGTTTGAGGTTGAAGGAACAAGGAGAGAGTGGGGAAATGAAGGAGCCGGAGACAAGAGAAGTGCAGATTTTGTTGAGTTCTAAGGAGGATCCTGTTTCAATGCGAATGCTTGGG GCTCTATATATTTCTAAGCTGATCAAGATAGCTGGGATTACCATAGCTGCTTCAAGGGTTAAGGCAAAGGCAACTTATGTGAGTCTAGTGTGTAAGAATTGTCAAAGTACAAGGGAAGTTCCATGTCGTCCAGGCCTTGGTGGGGCAATTGTGCCTCGTTCGTGCGACCATGTTCCTCAG GCTGGTGAAGAACCTTGCCCCATTGATCCTTGGATTGTGGTTCCTGACAAGAGCAAGTATGTTGATCAGCAAACCTTGAAATTGCAGGAAAATCCAGAG GATGTCCCTACTGGAGAGCTTCCAAGAAACATGCTTCTCTCCGTGGATCGGCATCTTGTTCAAAGAATTGTACCTGGCACGCGATTGACCATCATAGGGATTTATAGTATCTTTCAAGCAGCCAATTCATCAGCCTC CCATAGAGGAGCAGTTGCAGTGAGACAACCTTATATCAGGGTAGTTGGAATAGAAGAAGTAAACGAGGCCAGTTCTCGAGGTCATGCAGCTTTCACAAAAGAAGAG GTAgaagaattcaaaaaatttgCCTCGAGAACAGATGCATATGAAGTCATATGCTCCAAGATTGCTCCCTCTATATTTGGAGAAGAGAATGTGAAGAAAGCTGTGGCTTGTCTTTTATTTGGAGGATCGAGAAAG AATTTGCCAGATGGGGTGAAGTTGAGAGGTGATATTAATGTGTTACTTTTGGGTGACCCATCTACTGCAAAATCACAG TTCCTTAAGTTTGTTGAGAAGACCGCTCCTGTAGCAGTATATACTTCTGGAAAAGGCTCATCAGCTGCTGGTCTTACAGCTTCTGTTATACGAGATAGCAGCTCG CGTGAATTTTATCTTGAAGGAGGAGCCATGGTTTTGGCCGATGGAGGTGTTGTCTGTATTGATGAGTTTGACAAAATGAGGCCAGAGGATAG AGTGGCTATTCACGAAGCCATGGAGCAGCAAACAATATCCATTGCAAAAGCAGGAATAACAACCGTACTCAATTCTAGGACATCAGTGCTTGCAGCTGCCAACCCTCCATCAGGTCGTTATGATGATCTCAAG ACTGCACAGGAGAATATCGATTTACAGACAACAATTCTTTCTAGATTTGACTTAATCTTCATTGTGAAGGATAAAAGAGACTATGGTCGAGATAAG ATTATAGCTAGCCATATCATTAAGGTTCATGCTTCTGCTAATAAAACCTCGGGTGATAGCAGAACTGCTAAAGAAGAGAATTGGCTGAAAAG GTACATACAATACTGTCGAACTGAATGCCATCCCCGGCTGTCAGAGTCCGCATCCAGTAGATTGCAAAATGAGTACGTCAGATTCAGAcag GATATGAGAAAGCAGGCAAATGAAACTGGGGAGGCATCTGCTGTACCCATTACTGTAAGGCAGCTGGAAGCTATCATAAGATTGAGTGAGGCTCTTGCAAAAATGAAATT GTCCCATGTTGCCACTGAGGCGGATGTTATTGAAGCAGTAAATCTTTTTAAGGTGTCTACTGTCGAAGCAGCACAGTCGGGAATAAATCAACAAGTGACTCTTACTCCTGAGATAAAG CAAGCAGAAACTCAGATAAAGAGAAGACTGGGAATTGGTATGCGCATATCAGAAAGAAAGCTGATTGATGAACTTGCCAGAATGGGAATGAATGAATCAATT GTGAGACGAGCCCTAATAGTAATGCACCAAAGGGATGAAATAGAATATAAGCATGAAAGGCGTGTTATTGTCCGGAAAGTATAA